Proteins encoded together in one Deinococcus irradiatisoli window:
- a CDS encoding peroxiredoxin family protein: MRWPDAEDAVYLPATSPAGALADPLTWTRPGLVQFFNLECPACVSRGLPFMKRLHAEFGEAVSLLAIHTSRGHRFYPREQVEPQLLKFARDYARLPFSVLLDVGGEVAAFWHTEGTPHWLAFAPGGELQRSVYGSQEGAQTRLEYWLAEWAGAPPK; encoded by the coding sequence ATGCGCTGGCCCGATGCCGAGGACGCCGTGTACCTGCCCGCCACCTCACCTGCCGGGGCACTGGCCGACCCGCTCACCTGGACCCGGCCGGGCCTGGTGCAGTTTTTCAACCTGGAGTGCCCAGCTTGCGTGTCGCGCGGCCTTCCCTTCATGAAGCGCCTGCACGCCGAGTTCGGCGAAGCCGTCTCCCTGCTGGCGATTCACACCAGCCGGGGGCACCGCTTCTACCCGCGTGAACAGGTCGAGCCGCAACTGCTCAAGTTCGCCCGCGACTACGCCCGCCTGCCGTTTTCAGTGCTGCTCGATGTGGGCGGCGAGGTGGCGGCGTTCTGGCACACCGAGGGCACCCCACACTGGCTGGCCTTCGCGCCGGGCGGAGAATTGCAGCGCAGCGTCTACGGCTCGCAGGAAGGCGCCCAGACGCGCCTGGAATACTGGCTCGCGGAGTGGGCCGGCGCGCCGCCGAAGTAA
- a CDS encoding GNAT family N-acetyltransferase, which produces MPELPGWEVRPAALEELPLSAEILQATARLWQARGQAIWPTSMLSVERLRQQAEPSGFRLGWLGAEAAATMLLIDHDPEFWPDAAPGEALYLHKLGVHPRFQGQGLARRMLEAAVLEAGQRRLTFLRLDTAWDRPKLRALYRDFGFTETGRRTVHGRDVALYELRL; this is translated from the coding sequence ATGCCGGAGCTGCCCGGTTGGGAAGTCCGCCCGGCGGCCCTGGAGGAACTGCCGCTCTCGGCCGAGATTCTCCAGGCCACCGCCCGGCTGTGGCAGGCGCGCGGCCAGGCGATCTGGCCCACCTCCATGCTGAGCGTCGAGCGCCTGAGGCAGCAGGCGGAGCCTTCCGGTTTCCGGCTCGGCTGGCTGGGCGCCGAGGCCGCCGCCACCATGCTGCTGATTGACCACGATCCGGAGTTCTGGCCGGACGCCGCGCCGGGCGAAGCCCTCTACCTGCACAAGCTGGGCGTGCATCCGCGCTTTCAGGGCCAGGGTCTGGCAAGGCGCATGCTGGAAGCGGCCGTCCTGGAGGCCGGGCAGCGCCGCCTGACCTTTCTGCGGCTGGACACCGCCTGGGACCGGCCCAAGCTGCGCGCCCTGTACCGGGACTTCGGGTTCACGGAGACGGGCCGCCGCACCGTGCACGGCCGGGACGTGGCGCTCTACGAACTCAGGTTGTAA
- a CDS encoding cytochrome c-type biogenesis protein, whose amino-acid sequence MQRVGSSIRCPICQDVLPITESGNDISKRMLAEIAAQVQAGQSDAQIYDYFRARYGQRVLLRPSNDAAGVLLWAVPALALLLGGGALAGYLRGPARRGAPSGSAPSGSAPNVQPAEEDPEDPYLAEIRAEVQAQRHQQAERSGS is encoded by the coding sequence GTGCAGCGGGTCGGAAGCAGCATCCGCTGCCCGATCTGTCAGGACGTGCTGCCGATCACCGAAAGCGGCAACGACATCAGCAAGCGGATGCTGGCCGAGATCGCCGCCCAGGTGCAGGCCGGGCAGAGCGACGCGCAGATCTACGACTACTTCCGGGCACGCTACGGTCAGCGGGTGCTGCTGCGCCCCTCCAACGACGCGGCGGGGGTGCTGCTGTGGGCGGTGCCGGCGCTGGCCCTGCTGCTGGGCGGCGGCGCGCTGGCCGGTTACCTGCGCGGCCCGGCCCGCCGAGGCGCGCCGAGTGGCAGCGCGCCGAGTGGCAGCGCGCCGAACGTTCAACCCGCCGAGGAAGACCCAGAAGACCCCTACCTCGCCGAAATTCGCGCCGAGGTGCAAGCTCAGCGCCACCAGCAGGCCGAGCGGAGCGGTTCGTGA
- a CDS encoding ABC transporter substrate-binding protein has product MKRTFVLVSALLLTSLLPSSLAAGVAEVKKKGVLVLGTDPTFQPFEFKGTDGTIQGFDIDIAKAVAADLGVKLQIQAVGFGALMPQAVTSGRVDMAMSGITITPERAKVVSFSAPYYRSAQVFIVRAGNPGKFGWPADVKGKTIGVQANTTGQFAAEDSLKPKGATIKVYDDFAAGLADVRAGRIAALIGDAPTVSDLSRRLPGQFAQAGQALVAEDYGAVFKKGSDLAAAADKTLARLKASGEYQKLLDKWIVQK; this is encoded by the coding sequence ATGAAGCGTACCTTCGTGCTGGTGTCCGCGCTGCTCCTGACGTCCCTGCTGCCGTCCTCGCTGGCCGCCGGCGTGGCCGAGGTCAAGAAAAAAGGTGTGCTGGTGCTCGGCACTGACCCCACCTTTCAGCCGTTCGAGTTTAAGGGCACCGACGGCACCATCCAGGGCTTCGACATCGACATCGCCAAAGCCGTGGCCGCCGACCTGGGCGTCAAGCTCCAGATTCAGGCGGTGGGCTTCGGCGCGCTGATGCCGCAGGCGGTGACGTCCGGGCGGGTGGACATGGCGATGAGCGGCATCACCATCACGCCCGAGCGGGCCAAGGTGGTCAGCTTCAGCGCGCCGTACTACCGCAGCGCCCAGGTGTTCATCGTCAGGGCCGGCAACCCCGGCAAGTTCGGCTGGCCCGCCGACGTGAAGGGCAAGACCATCGGGGTGCAGGCCAACACCACCGGACAGTTCGCGGCCGAGGACAGCCTCAAACCCAAAGGGGCCACCATCAAGGTCTATGACGATTTCGCCGCCGGGCTGGCCGACGTGCGGGCCGGGCGCATCGCGGCGCTGATCGGCGACGCCCCCACCGTGAGCGACCTGAGCCGCCGCTTGCCGGGGCAGTTCGCGCAGGCCGGTCAGGCGCTCGTCGCCGAGGACTACGGCGCGGTGTTCAAGAAGGGCAGCGACCTCGCCGCCGCCGCCGACAAGACGCTGGCGCGCCTGAAGGCCAGCGGCGAGTACCAGAAACTGCTCGACAAGTGGATCGTGCAGAAGTAG
- a CDS encoding M16 family metallopeptidase, producing the protein MPAHTQVLASGLTVAFERRATPGFSFHLRLPLGSAHDPPGQEGTAGLVEEWLYKGAGGLSARAFQDALDDLGVRRGGGIDAEATAFSASGLGEDLNGALTLFADLVRRPALPESEVPVLLDLARQDLAGFEDSPAERLGLETRRLVFGESGFAHPSSGTPQGLEAITPQSARAFWQRYGARGSILSMVADREAAQAFALAEELFGDWGAGNAQPVAARPRLGQQAHLHDDSQQTHFTLTGRGISPLSPDWFAWHLALTALSGGSASRLFHAVREERGLAYAAHAGPQVVGGEALLSGYAASTPERAPETLEVMLAEVRRWQTGGLTPAEFERARTALLASTVFGSENIRARSGGMARDLALFGQVREAEQLRAEIGAVTLEQVNAFLGGYDPGPLGVVSLGPVPLVASGEVTHV; encoded by the coding sequence ATGCCTGCCCACACCCAAGTGCTTGCCAGCGGTCTGACGGTGGCCTTCGAGCGCCGCGCCACGCCGGGCTTTTCGTTTCATCTGCGCCTGCCGCTGGGCAGCGCCCACGATCCGCCCGGCCAGGAAGGCACCGCCGGGCTGGTGGAGGAATGGCTCTACAAGGGCGCCGGCGGCCTCAGCGCCAGGGCATTCCAGGACGCCCTCGACGACCTGGGGGTGCGCCGGGGCGGCGGCATCGACGCGGAGGCCACCGCCTTCTCGGCCAGCGGTCTGGGCGAGGACCTGAACGGCGCCCTGACGTTGTTCGCCGATCTGGTGCGCCGCCCCGCCCTGCCGGAGAGCGAAGTGCCGGTGCTGCTCGATCTGGCCCGCCAGGACCTGGCCGGTTTCGAGGACAGCCCCGCCGAGCGCCTGGGGCTGGAAACCCGGCGACTGGTGTTCGGCGAGAGCGGCTTTGCCCATCCCAGCAGCGGCACCCCGCAGGGCCTCGAGGCGATCACGCCCCAGTCGGCCCGCGCCTTCTGGCAGCGCTACGGCGCGCGCGGCAGCATTCTGAGCATGGTGGCCGACCGTGAAGCGGCGCAGGCGTTCGCGCTGGCCGAGGAACTGTTCGGCGACTGGGGCGCCGGGAATGCCCAGCCCGTGGCGGCGCGGCCACGGCTGGGTCAGCAGGCCCACCTTCACGACGACAGCCAGCAGACCCATTTCACCCTCACCGGGCGCGGCATCTCGCCGCTGAGCCCGGACTGGTTCGCCTGGCATCTGGCGCTCACGGCGCTGTCGGGCGGCAGCGCCAGCCGGCTGTTTCACGCGGTGCGCGAGGAGCGCGGCCTGGCCTACGCCGCCCACGCCGGACCGCAGGTGGTGGGCGGCGAGGCGCTGCTCTCCGGGTACGCCGCCAGTACCCCCGAGCGCGCGCCCGAAACGCTGGAGGTGATGCTCGCCGAGGTGCGCCGCTGGCAGACCGGCGGCCTGACCCCGGCAGAATTCGAGCGGGCCAGGACCGCCCTGCTGGCCAGCACCGTGTTCGGCTCCGAGAACATCCGCGCCCGCAGCGGCGGCATGGCCCGCGATCTGGCGCTGTTCGGGCAGGTGCGCGAGGCCGAGCAGCTGCGCGCCGAGATCGGGGCCGTGACCCTGGAACAGGTCAACGCTTTTCTCGGCGGGTACGATCCCGGTCCGCTGGGGGTCGTCTCGCTCGGCCCGGTGCCGCTCGTCGCCAGCGGCGAGGTGACGCATGTCTGA
- a CDS encoding c-type cytochrome encodes MNALLMVIVALLGLAALLAILAPLRTGTVSDPDADQRSALESERQRLMAELGRPGDEARRPELERRAARTLRALDALPGAPRPLKPLWPLLGVALALVLVGVGAFTFVPRWQLAALNPAEGTAVQSALTLPGLQARAQRTRDQADYLAWGDAAFTAGQYDQASAAYASALKLDPKQPRALRRLGILLLSGQGQAAVKNEQQASQAFLLVRTAAQLAPDDPESQLLLGYALNNFGESKLALAALERYRSLDPTGREADDLIATLRASTAQSDPGSKVYAANCASCHGAAGRGGIGPSLRESRLSRAALQAVIQNGKGSMPAFPNIKGADLEALLNKLEGWEN; translated from the coding sequence GTGAACGCGCTGCTGATGGTCATCGTGGCGCTGCTGGGGCTGGCGGCCCTGCTGGCGATCCTGGCGCCGCTGCGGACCGGCACCGTCAGCGATCCCGACGCCGATCAGCGCTCGGCCCTGGAAAGCGAGCGCCAGCGCCTGATGGCCGAGCTGGGCCGGCCCGGTGACGAGGCCCGCCGGCCCGAACTGGAACGCCGCGCCGCCCGCACCCTCAGGGCGCTGGACGCCCTGCCGGGTGCGCCAAGGCCGCTGAAGCCGCTCTGGCCGCTGCTGGGGGTGGCCCTGGCACTGGTGCTGGTGGGGGTGGGGGCCTTCACCTTCGTGCCGAGGTGGCAGCTGGCGGCGCTGAACCCGGCCGAGGGCACGGCGGTGCAGAGCGCCCTCACCCTGCCGGGCCTGCAAGCGCGGGCGCAGCGTACCCGTGACCAGGCCGACTACCTGGCCTGGGGCGACGCGGCCTTCACCGCCGGGCAGTACGATCAGGCCAGCGCGGCGTATGCCAGCGCCCTCAAGCTCGACCCCAAGCAGCCGCGGGCGCTGCGGCGGCTGGGCATCCTGCTGCTGAGCGGGCAAGGGCAGGCGGCGGTGAAAAACGAGCAGCAGGCCTCGCAGGCGTTCCTGCTGGTGCGTACGGCGGCGCAGCTGGCCCCCGACGATCCGGAAAGCCAGTTGCTGCTCGGCTACGCCCTCAACAATTTCGGCGAGTCCAAGCTGGCGCTGGCCGCTTTGGAGCGCTACCGCAGCCTCGATCCCACCGGCCGCGAGGCCGACGACCTGATCGCCACCCTGCGGGCCAGCACCGCCCAGAGCGATCCCGGCTCGAAGGTGTACGCCGCCAACTGCGCCAGCTGTCACGGCGCGGCCGGGCGCGGCGGCATCGGGCCCAGCCTGCGCGAGAGCCGCCTGAGCCGCGCGGCGCTGCAAGCCGTCATCCAGAACGGCAAGGGCAGCATGCCGGCCTTTCCGAACATCAAGGGGGCCGATTTGGAAGCGCTCTTGAACAAGCTCGAAGGCTGGGAGAACTGA
- a CDS encoding ubiquinol-cytochrome c reductase iron-sulfur subunit, with protein MPTRRQLLERWWVLPVGATLGVFGYMGYYASRVTFGKERPGPPEFVAGPAVRVAALDELSGEWAQQTFTYQGRPCTALHLPAATSGSLEAGGQHYAAYSRICTHLGCTVNLVRDTEVLAFSFNYRPPDGQPKLGCPCHFSVFDPLRAGEAVFGKARAPLPRVRLEQRGQALWATGIEAAPPPGS; from the coding sequence ATGCCCACCCGTAGGCAACTGCTCGAACGCTGGTGGGTGCTGCCGGTCGGCGCCACCCTGGGGGTGTTCGGCTACATGGGCTACTACGCCAGCCGGGTGACTTTCGGCAAGGAAAGGCCCGGCCCGCCGGAGTTCGTGGCCGGGCCGGCCGTGAGGGTGGCGGCGCTGGACGAGTTGAGCGGCGAGTGGGCGCAGCAGACCTTCACTTACCAGGGCCGGCCCTGCACCGCCCTGCACCTGCCCGCCGCCACGTCCGGCAGCCTGGAAGCAGGGGGGCAGCACTACGCCGCCTACAGTCGCATCTGCACCCACCTGGGCTGCACCGTCAACCTGGTGCGCGACACCGAGGTGCTGGCCTTCAGCTTCAATTACCGCCCGCCGGACGGCCAGCCCAAGCTCGGCTGTCCGTGCCACTTCAGCGTGTTCGATCCGCTGCGGGCCGGCGAGGCGGTGTTCGGCAAGGCCCGCGCGCCGCTGCCGAGGGTACGGCTCGAGCAGCGTGGGCAGGCGCTGTGGGCCACCGGCATCGAGGCGGCCCCGCCGCCGGGCAGCTGA
- a CDS encoding LCP family protein, whose product MVARVLLLLALAGLLALSSPALPALLKYGALPHRPDHPVNILLAGVTPEYDETSAVWPWPAKPEEFTYLTDTIVLAQLKAGGQVELLSIPRDTWVNIPGYGGSKINAANRRGGPEALVSTVQNLLGLPVDGYALLSLNALRDLTNASGGVNLNVPERMKYDDNAGHLHVDLQPGMQHLSGAQVEGFLRFRHDNLGDIGRVSRQQLYLQALGHKLTSPLNWWRVPSVVSALDRNTKSNLDRDVVSRALGALIGGPKINTHTLPGDFGPAGTWTADRSQIRELIAKSFTDPDDPRSRSVAIANIDAPAGAARALQQKLIADGYSNVWIANLERVSAPTTIVAGPDGAALSALKEDLGYGKAQPSGGAQGADITILLGSDTPVPN is encoded by the coding sequence ATGGTTGCCCGTGTCCTTTTGCTGCTGGCCCTGGCGGGCCTGCTGGCGTTGTCGTCTCCCGCGTTGCCTGCCCTGCTGAAGTACGGCGCCCTTCCCCACCGTCCTGATCACCCGGTCAATATTCTGCTGGCCGGTGTCACGCCCGAATACGACGAAACCTCGGCGGTGTGGCCCTGGCCCGCCAAGCCCGAAGAATTCACCTACCTCACCGACACCATCGTGCTGGCGCAGCTCAAGGCCGGCGGTCAGGTCGAACTGCTGAGCATTCCCCGCGACACCTGGGTCAACATCCCCGGGTACGGCGGCAGCAAGATCAACGCCGCCAACCGGCGCGGCGGCCCCGAGGCGCTGGTCAGCACCGTGCAGAACCTGCTGGGCCTGCCGGTGGACGGCTACGCCCTGCTGAGCCTCAACGCCCTGCGCGACCTGACCAACGCTTCCGGCGGCGTGAACCTCAACGTGCCGGAGCGCATGAAGTACGACGACAATGCCGGCCACCTGCACGTGGACCTGCAACCCGGAATGCAGCACCTCAGCGGCGCCCAGGTCGAAGGTTTCCTGCGCTTTCGGCACGACAACCTGGGCGACATCGGCCGGGTCAGCCGCCAGCAGCTGTACCTGCAGGCGCTGGGACACAAGCTGACCAGCCCGCTGAACTGGTGGAGAGTGCCCAGCGTGGTCAGTGCCCTGGACCGCAACACCAAATCCAACCTCGACCGGGACGTGGTGTCGCGCGCTCTGGGGGCGCTGATCGGCGGTCCCAAGATCAACACCCACACCCTGCCGGGCGATTTCGGCCCGGCCGGCACCTGGACCGCCGACCGCAGCCAGATTCGCGAACTGATCGCCAAGTCGTTTACCGATCCCGACGATCCGCGTAGCCGCAGCGTGGCGATCGCCAACATCGACGCGCCGGCCGGCGCCGCCCGCGCCCTGCAGCAGAAACTGATCGCCGACGGCTACAGCAACGTCTGGATCGCCAACCTGGAACGGGTCAGCGCGCCCACCACCATCGTCGCCGGACCGGACGGCGCGGCGCTGAGCGCCCTGAAAGAGGACCTGGGCTACGGCAAGGCCCAGCCCAGCGGCGGCGCGCAGGGCGCCGACATCACCATCCTGCTCGGCAGCGACACGCCGGTACCCAACTGA
- a CDS encoding M16 family metallopeptidase → MSEPLIPQRHVLGSGLTVLLERDPEAQTLAMGFFVRTGARDETPAEMGASHFLEHLMFKGSLEVGAAELNARLDALGGQANAFTSEEATVYHAASLPEQQGELLSSLSVLLQPALRPEEVETERGVILEEIEMYADQPDSRLADTLHAEYWGDHPLGHLVLGTAQTVSALTPEALRRNFTERYGTGRTTLVVCGQFDEAQVLEAAERLSAGWPRTAFERALPPHTPLGGLSVTTDFELSRAQVALAAPGLSNADPLREAAHVLTEIIGGENGRLYWSLIDTGLSDSADLAHLDYDGTGTFEGSFSCDPPRTQQVLDAYRAVLRDVQERGVSDVEVRRAARKIAVGALLRSGTPQGRLFSLGMEYLTRGEMVSAAESVRRYADVTPEQVRAVLERRPFDTLRVAALGPVGSLH, encoded by the coding sequence ATGTCTGAGCCCCTGATTCCGCAGCGGCATGTGCTCGGCAGCGGCCTGACGGTGCTGCTGGAGCGCGACCCCGAGGCCCAGACGCTGGCGATGGGCTTTTTCGTGCGCACCGGCGCCCGCGACGAGACGCCGGCCGAGATGGGCGCCTCTCACTTTCTGGAACACCTGATGTTCAAGGGCTCGCTGGAAGTCGGCGCCGCCGAACTCAACGCCCGGCTCGACGCGCTGGGCGGGCAGGCCAACGCCTTTACCAGCGAGGAGGCCACCGTCTACCACGCCGCCTCGCTGCCCGAGCAGCAGGGCGAACTGCTCTCCAGCCTCAGCGTGCTGCTGCAGCCGGCCCTGCGCCCCGAGGAAGTCGAGACCGAGCGCGGCGTGATTCTCGAGGAAATCGAGATGTACGCCGACCAGCCCGATTCGCGCCTGGCCGACACCCTGCACGCCGAGTACTGGGGCGATCATCCGCTGGGCCACCTGGTGCTGGGCACGGCGCAGACCGTCTCGGCCCTGACGCCCGAAGCGCTGCGGCGCAACTTCACCGAGCGCTACGGCACCGGCCGCACCACCCTGGTGGTCTGCGGCCAGTTCGACGAGGCGCAGGTGCTGGAGGCGGCCGAGCGCCTCTCGGCAGGCTGGCCGCGCACCGCCTTCGAGCGGGCCTTGCCGCCGCATACCCCGCTGGGCGGCCTGAGCGTCACCACCGATTTCGAACTCAGCCGCGCCCAGGTCGCGCTGGCCGCGCCGGGCCTAAGCAATGCCGATCCGCTGCGCGAGGCGGCCCACGTGCTTACCGAGATCATCGGCGGCGAGAACGGGCGGCTCTACTGGTCGTTGATCGACACCGGCCTGAGTGACAGCGCCGACCTCGCGCACCTCGACTACGACGGAACCGGCACCTTCGAGGGCAGCTTCAGCTGCGACCCGCCGCGCACCCAGCAGGTGCTCGACGCTTACCGCGCCGTGCTCAGGGACGTGCAGGAGCGGGGCGTCAGCGACGTGGAGGTACGCCGCGCCGCCCGCAAGATCGCGGTGGGGGCGCTGCTGAGAAGCGGCACGCCGCAGGGCCGCCTCTTTTCGCTGGGGATGGAGTACCTGACGCGCGGCGAGATGGTCAGCGCCGCCGAGAGCGTGCGCCGCTACGCCGACGTGACGCCCGAGCAGGTGCGGGCCGTGTTGGAGCGGCGTCCCTTCGACACCCTGCGGGTGGCCGCGCTGGGACCGGTCGGGTCGCTGCACTGA